One window from the genome of Chrysemys picta bellii isolate R12L10 chromosome 15, ASM1138683v2, whole genome shotgun sequence encodes:
- the LOC101931890 gene encoding apelin receptor A-like, with the protein MEDAAAEPLGGEPDYYYGEGNESGPGAQCEWPADWEVSFSLLPVLYMLVFVLGLSGNGLVIFTVWRGPRAKRRSADTYIGNLALADLAFVVTLPLWAAYTALRFHWPFGSALCKLSSYLVLLNMFASVFCLGSLSFERYLAIVRPLPRSRPVRRRAAALLPLAALWLLAGLLALPALLLRDTQPGPADNLTVCDMDFSGVASAQSERYWRGALGLGTTALGFLLPLLLMTLFYCCIGATVSRHFQHLRKEQEKRRLLRIIATLVVVFALCWLPFHLLKSLYVLSELGLLELPCAFLGLIVLLHPYATCLAYINSCLNPFLYAFFDLRFRAQCRLLLALRPALRGPAGSGSSTLSAQTQKSELHSLATKV; encoded by the coding sequence ATGGAGGACGCGGCCGCGGAGCCGCTGGGCGGCGAGCCCGACTATTACTACGGGGAGGGGAACGAGAGCGGGCCGGGCGCGCAGTGCGAGTGGCCGGCGGACTGGGAGGTGTCCTTCTCGCTGCTGCCCGTGCTCTACATGCTGGTCTTCGTGCTGGGGCTGTCGGGCAACGGGCTGGTGATCTTCACCGTGTGGCGGGGCCCGCGGGCCAAGCGCCGCTCCGCGGACACCTACATCGGCAACCTGGCGCTGGCCGACCTGGCCTTCGTGGTGACCCTGCCGCTGTGGGCCGCCTACACGGCGCTGCGCTTCCACTGGCCCTTCGGCTCGGCGCTGTGCAAACTCAGCAGCTACCTGGTGCTGCTCAACATGTTCGCCTCCGTCTTCTGCCTGGGCAGCCTCAGCTTCGAGCGCTACCTGGCCATCGTGCGCCCGCTGCCGCGCTCCCGGCCCGTGCGCCGCCGCGCCGCCGCGCTGCTCCCGCTGGCCGCGCTCTGGCTGCTGGCCGGCCTGCTGGCCCTGCCGGCCCTGCTGCTGCGCGACAcgcagcccggcccggccgacaaCCTCACCGTCTGCGACATGGACTTCAGCGGCGTGGCCAGCGCGCAGAGCGAGCGCTACTGGCGGGGCGCGCTCGGCCTGGGCACCACGGCGCTGGGcttcctgctgccgctgctgctcatGACCCTCTTCTACTGCTGCATCGGCGCCACCGTCAGCCGCCACTTCCAGCACCTGCGCAAGGAGCAGGAGAAGCGCCGGCTGCTGCGCATCATCGCCACCCTGGTGGTGGTGTTCGccctgtgctggctgcccttccacCTGCTCAAGAGCCTCTACGTGCTCAGCGAGCTGGGGCTCCTGGAGCTGCCCTGCGCCTTCCTCGGCCTCATCGTGCTGCTGCACCCCTACGCCACCTGCCTGGCCTACATCAACAGCTGCCTCAACCCCTTCCTCTACGCCTTCTTCGACCTGCGCTTCCGCGCGCAGTGCCGCCTGCTGCTGGCCTTGCGCCCGGCGCTGCGCGGCCCGGCCGGCTCCGGCTCCTCCACGCTCAGCGCCCAGACCCAGAAATCCGAGCTCCACTCCCTGGCCACCAAGGTGTAG